In the Cottoperca gobio unplaced genomic scaffold, fCotGob3.1 fCotGob3_453arrow_ctg1, whole genome shotgun sequence genome, one interval contains:
- the snapc4 gene encoding snRNA-activating protein complex subunit 4 — protein MRIGNFIPYTQMSYFMEGRDPAQLIYRWNQVLDPSLKKGFWTGEEDELLLQAVSRHGEKDWWKIRLEVPGRTDSGCRDRYYDCLKAETKKGPFDQQEKGLLLVLVQKHGVGRWARIAAEIPHRNDAQCLREWRKLNKPAAPPRDKKDRKPPRSRGGGAKTQTKEDAPAKKRIRRPLTKVKEEVEEVVQVESSEDETMVVEYMDSDEEEKKEKRQEIVEEVEEYTLSPMQEWIPVEKAQCSSFPAFRPVELPSSGAAHSQVSVRSTILGPFGLSVIFGPQPRELPREERHSSSMMMVSADQLQAHLHRQASKFNCPSSGPRRKVHTEKQNPLGRGMDMGLSYELQAAVTPWIGNLLILQKHRLTTADALRQRREKTRLPSTPVFLLLLQTLNVDATGCKDMIEQRRNRVVSLVPPPPCPPSVRTNTVAGMLQQRKLIKEEQEFDLQQKWILKQLQALQQRPQQLMLVQQLMLLQQPPSSPRPPATPSQNCPGVLLQMPLNMSPQMFPQAVIIPHPVTQPRAASMQLMPPFSLNTLPPAVGAVASPLPAHPAPQRLSVPPVSVVPLPLNAASTCSDSPPQEAVPLPPHQHLSAGCTLPGQHTAPSSSPVTNPRRARPASSPSRSISRSPKGKGQQAACSSVIKERQRSRRPSQKAKALQEAKAEAKKKEASSRLKRAPIQSPVPSATQNLSLAPAHSITTNQHTALPANFHNDHDYTSLNLHPGQRGSIKPTPLPSKKPPKAPSSGRKRGSGGQPSMTSSQGDQCVGGTGTGVIQKEKRVRNLTQRARALQEDTQAKAEAKKKRTPSPPRKKCSRTSRPKEEVVTQNRPVAPPPSGFCLQPGQSMWVMTPGGLVQLAQALPHSLQLPLVPSGPLPAPPTTAPLRLTTGGPRSIAPQPSSAFSVSLRKEALQFDPSLMFLESQEAVRDWLSGRGGVAVPGAGTALPYLPPFVSSLSALSALLRAKKSLTKTSLQLLSRGSEPRRPTTKLDGTERTPMLPDSTSDLRAARDAAAPSVSSNVLQAEEEAELVAVARQLVTERFSGNPAYQLLKARFLSCFTVPALLATVQPIGEKTVAGQADEEEEEEEVKKIKERGRQRRVERSLLLCDGPGAPANHFSGICTNTAGPDQ, from the exons ctgctgctgcaggcagTGTCCCGTCACGGGGAGAAGGACTGGTGGAAGATCCGGCTGGAGGTTCCTGGACGCACCGACTCTGGCTGCAGAGACAG gtacTATGACTGTCTGAAGGCGGAGACAAAGAAAGGACCGTTTGACCAACAGGAGAAAggtctgctgctggtgctggtgcaGAAACATGGAGTTG gtcgCTGGGCGAGGATCGCTGCAGAGATTCCTCACCGTAACGACGCTCAGTGTCTGAGAGAGTGGAGGAAACTGAACAaacctgcagctcctcctcgtGATAAG AAAGATAGAAAACCTCCAAGGAGCCGCGGAGGAGGAGCGAAGACGCAGACGAAGGAGGACGCCCCGGCCAAGAAGAGAATCAGGAGACCACTGACAAaagtgaaggaggaggtggaggaggtggtgcaggtggagaGCAGCGAGGACGAGACGATGGTGGTGGAGTACATGGatagtgatgaagaggagaagaaggagaagaggcaGGAGAtagtggaggaggtggaggagtaCACCCTCTCCCCCATGCAGGAGTGGATTCCAGTAGAAAAAGCACAATGTTCCTCCTTCCCGGCCTTTCGCCCGGTAGAGTTGCCTTCCTCTGGAGCCGCCCACAGTCAGGTGTCTGTCCGCTCCACCATCCTGGGCCCATTCGGACTCTCCGTGATCTTCGGCCCGCAGCCCAGAGAGCTGCCACGGGAGGAGCGCCACAGCAGCTCCATGATGATGGTGTCAGCTGACCAGCTGCAAGCCCACCTCCACCGCCAGGCGAGCAAGTTCAACTGCCCGAGCTCTGGCCCCCGCAGGAAGGTACACACCGAGAAACAGAACCCCCTAGGCCGGGGGATGGACATGGGGCTGAGCTACGAGCTGCAGGCCGCCGTGACGCCGTGGATCGGCAACCTGCTGATCCTGCAGAAACACCGGCTGACGACAGCCGATGCCCTGAGGCAGCGCAGAGAGAAGACCCGGCTCCCCTCGACTCCtgtcttcctgctcctcctccagacCTTGAACGTGGACGCCACGGGCTGCAAGGATATGATagagcagaggaggaacagGGTGGTGTCGCTGGTACCCCCACCTCcgtgtcctccctctgtccgcACAAATACCGTCGCAGGGatgctgcagcagaggaaactgataaaagaggagcaggagttcGACCTGCAGCAAAAATGGATCCTGAAGCAGCTTCAGGCGCTGCAGCAACGGCCGCAGCAACTCATGCTGGTGCAGCAACTCATGCTGCTGCAGCaacctccctcttctcctcgcCCCCCCGCCACGCCCTCTCAGAATTGCCCCGGCGTGCTTCTCCAGATGCCTCTTAACATGAGTCCTCAGATGTTTCCTCAGGCTGTCATTATTCCTCATCCTGTGACACAACCTCGCGCTGCCTCCATGCAGCTCATGCCTCCCTTCTCCCTGAACACCCTCCCTCCTGCTGTGGGGGCTGTCGCCTCTCCCTTACCTGCACATCCTGCTCCTCAAAGACTGAGTgtccctcctgtctctgtggTCCCATTGCCCCTGAACGCCGCATCCACCTGCTCTGACTCTCCCCCCCAAGAAGCTGTACCTCTGCCCCCTCACCAGCATCTTTCTGCTGGCTGTACGCTGCCTGGGCAGCACACTGCCCCCTCCAGCAGCCCCGTCACTAACCCCAGGAGGGCTCGTCCGGCCTCCAGTCCATCCAGATCCATCTCCAGGTCACCCAAAGGGAAGGGGCAACAGGCGGCTTGCAGCAGTGTGatcaaagaaagacagaggtCTCGTAGGCCGAGTCAGAAGGCCAAAGCTCTGCAGGAggccaag GCTGAAGCCAAGAAGAAAGAGGCTTCGTCTCGACTAAAGAGAGCTCCGATCCAGAGTCCCGTCCCGTCCGCAACTCAAAACCTCAGTTTAGCCCCGGCCCACTCCATAACGACCAATCAGCACACTGCTCTACCTGCTAATTTCCACAACGATCATGACTACACCTCTTTAAATCTCCACCCTGGCCAACGTGGCTCAATTAAACCGACCCCCCTTCCCTCCAAAAAGCCTCCCAAAGCCCCGTCAAGCGGGAGGAAACGAGGGAGCGGGGGGCAGCCGAGCATGACGAGCAGTCAGGGTGACCAGTGTGTGGGCGGGACAGGTACAGGTGTgatccagaaagagaagagagttaGGAACCTGACTCAGAGGGCCCGAGCTctgcaggaggacactcaggccAAG GCTGAAGCCAAGAAGAAGAGAACTCCATCTCCTCCTCGTAAGAAGTGCTCTCGTACGTCTCGGCCTAAAGAGGAAGTTGTCACTCAGAACCGGCCGGTGGCTCCACCCCCCTCCGGGTTCTGTTTACAGCCCGGTCAGTCCATGTGGGTCATGACTCCTGGAGGGCTGGTCCAGCTGGCACAAGCCCTGCCCCACAGCCTGCAGCTGCCGTTGGTACCAAGCGGCCCCCTCCCTGCTCCACCCACCACGGCCCCTCTGCGACTCACCACCGGCGGTCCGCGATCAATCGCACCTCAACCCTCCAGCGCATTTTCCGTTTCCCTCAGGAAGGAGGCGCTGCAGTTCGACCCCTCCCTCATGTTCCTGGAGTCCCAGGAAGCGGTGCGTGATTGGCTGAGCGGTCGGGGAGGCGTGGCAGTACCCGGAGCGGGCACAGCCCTTCCTTACCTGCCGCCCTTCGTCAGCAGTCTGAGCGCGCTCAGTGCACTGCTCCGGGCCAAGAAGTCTCTGACCAAGACgtctctgcagctgctgagTCGGGGGTCCGAACCCCGACGCCCCACCACCAAACTTGATGGCACGGAGAGGACGCCGATGCTGCCGGACTCCACCTCGGACCTCAGAGCTGCCCGGGACGCAGCAG CTCCCTCCGTCAGCTCCAACGTCCTacaggcggaggaggaggcggagctCGTGGCAGTGGCGCGTCAGCTGGTGACGGAGCGTTTCTCTGGTAACCCCGCCTACCAGCTACTGAAGGCGCGCTTCCTGTCCTGCTTCACTGTCCCCGCCCTCCTTGCCACCGTGCAGCCAATTGGAGAGAAGACTGTGGCTGGCCAGGccgatgaggaagaggaggaggaggaggtgaagaagatcaaagagagaggaagacagaggagagtCGAG